The genomic DNA GCAGCAATTACTATCCAATCTGAATCTTGACCTGCACTACGTTTTAAATTAACGTTAGCACAGACCCCACCACCGAATAATATTAAGATAGCAGTACCTAAAAATTCTGCTAAATATACGTTCATGAATAAACCTCCTATTAAGACAAAGAGATTCCTACAAAAGCACTGATAAGGCATTGCAGAAATCTCTTAGTCTCTTCATCTAATATTAACTTGTTTAAATCATACATAAACGGTGTAAGCGTTGTCAATACTTTTGTTAAAATATTGTCACAGTTTGAATTTAAAAAAGTATAAATGTTTTCATTTTTTTATTAATAAATGGAACGGTATATATTGTATTTTTTTACATATTTTTAAGCTTTAAAATTACATGCACTATTATTATGCAAAATACGCACATTAAAATTTTTTATTTTAAATTTACCATAAAGATCGATTGCTAGTGGTTACATAACTTGCACCACTAGTAATTGCTTCTTGAATCTCACTTTCTTCATTGATTAATCCACCTGCAATGACTTTAGAAGGTGTTTCTTCATCAACGATTTTCACAATTTTATGTGCAATTCCAGGTAAAACTTCAACATAATCAGGTTCTACCTTTTTAATTAGATGAATACTACGTTTTAAAGCTTGACTATCGATGATAAACACTCTAAATATCGTAAGTTTATTTAGTGCTTTGGCTCTTTGAATCACTTTAGACTTTGTTGAAACGATACCCTTAGGTTGGTATGTTTGTATAATGTACTCACATGCGTATTCATCATGTGACATTCCCTTAATTAAATCAATATGAATATATGCCTCAATATCATTTTTTTGAAGTAACGCCATTACACTCTTTAAATGTCCTATATGCATATCTAATAACACGCATATTTTATAATCCGTTTGCGTCAATTTTTCTAAATCTTTCATGTTGCGGATAGCTGGTAATACGTATTCTTTCATCAATCGCATTCCTCTCTAAATTACTCGTTTAAATAATTTTTCAAGTTCATAATTTGAGAAATTGATAATTATCGGTCTACCGTGAGGACATGTAAATGGGTCTTCCGCTTCACGTAATTGATCTATTAAATCCGCCATCTCATTTATTTTTAAATAATGGTTCGCTTTAATAGATTTTTTACAGCTCATCATAATTGCTGCATCCTCACGCATCTTTTTCACATCAATTTTTTTATGATTTAATACTAATTCAACCATATCTTGAATAATTTCTTCTGCTTCGGCTTTTGGGAACCACACTGGATAACTATTCACAATATAATCATGGCCACCGAAATGTTCTAAATGTACACCTACTTTATCTAATTCCTCTTGATATTGGTCAATAATGATTTGTTCGTCTTTTGAAAAGTGGAATGTCAATGGTATGAGTAAGTCTTGAACTTCATTTGTAACTTCGCCAATCTTCTCTCTAAAGTATTCATATTTAATACGTTCTTGTGCCGCATGTTGGTCTATCATAAACATGCCATTTTCGTTTTGGGCAATAATATAAGTGCCATGTACTTGACCAACAACCTCCATATAAGGCACACGACGAGAAGGTGTTTTACTTACTTTTCCTTTAATATCGTTATTCTCTTGTTCGTAATAAGTCGCTTGAGCATCCGACTCTGATATTTCAGATATAAACGTGTCTGATTCTGAATCAGATGTTGATGAAACAGTTCTATCTTGATTATCTTGAGTTGACGACGCTTCTCTATACAAATTATTTAAAATTTCTTTCTGAATTTGAAAGTAATCTTCTTCTTCCGTACGTTTATTATTATGAAGGGATGATGAATCAGAAACATCGTTAGGTATTGATTCTTGTGATGTACTATTGTATTCAAAGTTACTGTTAGTATTTTGGTTTGAGTTACCGTTTATATTTTGATGACTAGTAGTTGCTTCATTTGAATTATTATGTTCAGTTTGAGTAGAATTTTGTCGTTTTTCAAAGTCTAATTTTTGTTGTTCAAAAGTATGTAATACTTTATTTTTCTTCGGTGTATGATCTAAATCATTTTGTGGAATTAAAATTCTATCTTTAAATACGTCACGAATCTTTTCAACGATTAGATTATATAATTGTTCTTCTTTAGACAATCTAACTTCAAGTTTTGTTGGGTGAACATTAACATCTACTAATATTGGATCCATTTGAATATTGATATAGCAAATTGGATAACGACCGATCATAAGTAAAGTATGATAACCTTCAACAATCGCTTTATTTAACACAAAGTTTTTGATATATCTACCATTTATAAAAATTGAAATATAATGCTTATTGCTACGAGAATGTTCTGGTTTGGCAACATATCCCTCTAAATGGTAATCACTCGTATCGCCTTCAATATGAACTAAATCTTTTGCAACTTTAATACCATAAATCTCTGCCATCACTTCATTTGTTTTACCAGAGCCATTTGTTTTTAATAATACTTTACCATCTGAAATCAAAGATATTCGAATATCCGGGTGACTCATTGCCATTCGGTTTACAATATCAGTAATCTTACCTAATTCTGTATAAAGGCTTTTAATATACTTTAATCGTGCTGGTGTGTTATAAAATAGTGATTCTACCTTGATATCAGTACCTTTTTTAGCCTTAGCTGGCTTTTGGGATAATATTTCACCATTTTCAGCATAAATTTCATGGCCGTTTTCACTGTCAGTACAAGTCTTAAGTGTAACTTTAGCGACAGAGGAAATGCTGGCTAACGCTTCACCACGAAAGCCTAATGTTCTTATGTGAAATAAATCATCATCTGCATCTAATTTACTTGTAGCATGTCTATGGAATACAAGTTTTAAATCATCTTGCTCTATACCTGTTCCATTATCTACTACTCGAATAGAAGATATTCCAGATTGTTCGACTTCAATATTGATTTCAGTTGATTGTGCATCTATAGCGTTTTCAAGTAATTCTTTAACTACTGAACTTGGTCTTTCAACTACTTCACCAGCAGCTATCTTATTTGCAAGTGAGGTTTGTAGCTCTTTTATTTTACCCACTTCTAGACCACCTCTATTTTATTTGATTTTGTAATTCACTTAATTTTAATAGTGCTTCAATAGGAGTCATATTAGAGATATTCAGATTTTTAATTATTTCTTCAATTTCACTAACTGTTGAATCTGATTCAAATAAGTTAAAACTTGCCTGTTCAAATTCATTAGAATTCGTTTTTTCTTTATTGTTTTGCATATTACTTAATTCATTTGAATTATCAATGGCATTAGCAACCGCTTCATTATTGATTTCTTGAGTTGGTACAGACTCAGTAACAGTAGATTTTTTAATATTTAATGAATTACTATTAGTATCTTCAAAAGCATTTAGAATCACTTGCGCTCTTGAAATAACTTTTTCAGGTAAATCAGCTAGTTTAGCTACTTGAATACCATAGCTATCATCTACTGCCCCATCCTTAACCTTGTGTAAGAAGATTAATTCCCCTTTAAATTCATCTGCAGCTACGTGCACATTCTTCAAGCAATCCAATTCTTGATCTAAAGATGTTAGTTCATGATAGTGTGTGGAGAATAACGTCTTGGCATGAGACGTTTGCGCTACATATTCAATCATTGCTTGAGCCAATGCCAAGCCATCATACGTAGAGGTACCTCTACCAATTTCATCGAATATAATCAAGCTATCTTCAGTTGCATAAGTCAATGCTTTTTGAGCTTCTAACATTTCTACCATAAATGTACTTTTACCTGATACTAAGTCATCAGCAGCACCTATTCTTGTAAAGATTTGATCAAATATTGGTAATGTTGCTGCATCACAAGGAACATAAGCACCCATTTGTGCCATAATACTAATGATTGCAACTTGTCTCATATATGTTGATTTACCTGACATGTTTGGTCCAGTTATTAGGTAAATAAAATTATTTTGATTAAGTGTACAATCGTTTGGTACATAATCATTATAATCCATTACTCTCTCTACAACCGGATGACGAGAATTTTTCAATTCTAATGTTTTATCATCACTAAATTCAGGTCTAACATAATTGTATTTTTGAGCGATTTCTGCAAAACTTTGCAAACAATCTAATTCTGAAATAATCTTAGCCTGCTTCTGTAATCTTTCAGTATAAGATTTTATATGTTCTCTAAGACGCACAAATAATTGATATTCTAATTCGACTGCTTTATCTTCTGCACCAAGAATAATATCTTCTTTTTCTTTAAGTTCGTCTGTAATAAAACGTTCTGCATTAGATAATGTTTGTTTACGGTGATAACCGAATTCATTAGGTTCAAAGCCCTGAAGATTTGCTCGAGTAATTTCGATAAAGTAACCAAATACTTTATTAAAACTTATCTTAAGTGATTTAATACCAGTACGTTCTCTTTCTTTCGCCTGTAATTGAGCTAACCAGTCTTTCCCATTTTTAGATGCTTCGGTATATTCATCTAATTGCTTACTAAAACCCGATTTAAATAACCCACCATCTTTAACAGATATAGGAGGTTCTTCTACTAAACTATCCTCTAATACTTTCAGTAAATCTTCTAATGGTTCTAATTCATTAAATTGATTCGTTGCTACATCATCCATATTATTAAGCAAAGCTTTAATATTAGGAATTTCTGAAATTGAATGTTTAAGTTGTATCAAATCACGTGCATTTACATTTCCATAACTAACTCGTCCAACTAATCTTTCAATATCATATACTTGGTTTAAATAACCTCTTAATGTATCTCTTTCTATGAAATTATTGATGAATAACTCTACAATTTCTAATCTTTCATCAATTTTTTCTTTATGAATCAATGGTCTATCAATCCATTGTTTTAAACGACGTGCACCCATTGGCGTTTTAGTCTCATCCATCAACCATAATAGCGTGCCTTTTTTCGATTTAAGCCTAATGCTTTCCGTCAATTCTAGATTTCTTTTAGCGTAGTAATCCATTTTCATAAAATCTATTGCCGCATAAGTAATTACATCTTCAATATGAGATAAGTCACGCTTTTGAGTGTGATAAATGTAATCTAATAACAATTGAGTAGCTTGAAAAGTATCATTATTATTTAGATGATTTACATCATATGTTGCATCAGATATTTCTTCTCTAACTGTAATTGTCTCAGTTGTTAGAGAGATTTGTTTTTTTATATCTTCATCAATTTCTTGATTTACTACGATTTCATTAGGATTTATCGTTATTATTTCGTTGATTAAAGTACTTTCTTCTTCGAAATGAGTTGTTTTAAGCTCACCAGTTGAAATGTCACAATAACTTAACGCATAGGTTTTATCATTACGAATAAAACTAAGAATATAGTTATTCTGATTTTCATCCATGCCTCCCTGTTCCATTACTGTTCCAGGTGTAACAACTCTCACTACTTCTCTTTTCACCATGCCTTTTGTTTGTTTTGGATCTTCCATTTGTTCACAAATGGCTACTTTATAACCATTATTTATAAGAGTTTCAATATAGCTATTTGCTGAATGATATGGCACGCCGCACATAGGTATTGGATTTTCTTTTTTAGCATCTCTCTTAGTTAAAGTTATTTCTAAAATTCTTGAAGCTACTTTTGCATCTTCATTGAACATTTCATAGAAATCACCCAATCTAAAAAACAATAGACAATCTTGATATTGCGATTTTATTTTTAAATATTGTTGCATCATCGGTGTCGTATTCGACATATTTTCACAACCTTACTAAATTTTTCCAATTTTTACGTACTTTTTAACTAATACATTTTAACATAACTCGTTCATCGACGCTCGTCACTCAACATGTAATCATTCTTCTGCTATTAATTGACGATTGCTATAAAAACAAAAAGATTATTATTTCAAACAATAATGTAAAACATGAAATGTTTTAAACACATACTGAGAAATAATAATCCTTATGATTTTTAAATAACGCTTTATGCTATATTTTAAATTTATCTAGTAAACCTCGTCTTTTTAAGATAATTAATAAAAAGTAACTAATGCCAGCACCTATGAAACTTGAAACGATAAATGCAAGCATTAATGGTTTTACAAAGAAATTTTGCATTCCTATTATCCATGCTACTGGAATACATAATAAACTACCTATAATACCAGTACCTATAACCTCACCAATAGCAGCCATAAAAATATGTTTTCTATAAATGTAAAAAGCACTTGCTAACAGTACACCTATCATACTTCCTGGGAAAGCAAAAAAGCTTCCAGTTCCAAATGCATTTCTTATAATAGAAGATATGAATGCCTGAGCCAATCCATACCAAGGACCGACAAACACTGCACATAATACATTAACAAAATGTTGAATTGGTGCAGCTTTAACGGGTCCTAAAGGAATTACGATTAAGCTACTAAATACAACATTAAAAGCTATTAATAAAGCTGTAAGGGTAAGTTTTTTAGTATTCATGGTCTTAATCCTTTCTATCAATCCTCGTGTTCATTTTCATTATGTTCATTTAATCTGTTTTCCATTGTACTTACCATCATTTGTAAGAAGTCATTAGCCTCATATTGAGCTGATCGAAATTCTTCAACTATAGGAAGTTCGTTAATTTCATTTTCTAATGATTGGATTTCGCTTTCTGATTGTTGATAAGCTTGTTGTTTACCGTAGTTTTGAAAATTCACAGATTGCTTTTGTTGTTTTTTTAATTTTTTCATCTTCATTTCAATCGTTTGATTTTCATGAATTTGTTTCTCAACACTTTGATATGATTTAATAATTTCTAGATTTTTTATATTATGCGAAAGTTTTTCAGTTTGATTTAGTATTTCCTCTTTACTATACATTTTAATTAGTCACCATTATGTTATGGAATTCTTTAAAAGTTCCATTAAGAGAATATTGTTTTGCCTCATCAATTTTAACATTAACTAATTGACCAATTGCTTCTTTTGGTCCTTTAAAGTTTACTAATTTATTTTTTTCAGTATATCCAGCAAGTACAGTGTCATCTTTTTTACTTACACCTTCACATAATACAGTAACAGTTTCCCCTGCATACTGTTTCATTGCGACTTCAGAATATTGTCCAACTTTTTTATTTAATCTTTGTAAACGTTCCTTTTTAACATTTTCAGGTACATTGTCTTTCATCTTAGCGGCTGGTGTACCATCTCTTTGTGAATATAAATAAGTATAGGCATGTTCAAATTGAACTTCATCGTAAAGAGATAGTGTTTCTTCAAACTGTTCTTCAGTTTCATTTGGGTATCCGACAATAATATCCGTTGTTAATGCTACATTAGGTATTGCATTTTTAATTCTACTTACAAGATCTAAATAGCTCTCTCTCGTATATTTACGTCCCATAATTTTTAATACAGCATTATTTCCTGATTGCACCGGCAGATGAATGTGAGGAACAATATTGCCACCTTTAGCAATTACTTCAATCATTCGATCAGTAAAGTCCCATGGATGACTCGTAGTAAAACGAACACGTGGAATATCTATTTTAGAAATATCTTCTAATAAATCGCCAAGTCCATATTCTAATCCTTTAATATCTTTACCATACGAGTTAACATTTTGGCCTAATAAAGTAATTTCTTTATAACCGTCCCGTGCTAGGCCTCTAACCTCTTCAATAATATCTTCGGGTCTACGGCTACGTTCCTTACCTCTAGTAAAAGGTACAATACAATAGGTGCAGAATTTATCGCAACCATACATGATGTTCACCCATGCTTTAGTGCTACCTTCACGAACTTTTGGTAAATTTTCAATCACATCGCCTTCTTTAGACCACACTTCAACTACCATTGCCTTAGAAAGGTAAGCTTCTTCCAAAATTTCTGGTAATTTGTGAATATTATGTGTTCCAAAAATCATATCAACATTTTGGTAAGATTTTAAAATTTTATTTACTACTGATTCTTCTTGAGACATACAGCCACAAACACCAATTAATGCTTCTGGTCTATTCTTTTTAAGATGCTTTAAATTACCTATTTCACTGAACACTTTATTTTCAGCATTTTCTCGGATAGCGCAAGTATTTATTAAAATTACATCCGCTTCGTTAATATCATCGGTTGCAGTATAATCTAACGCTTGTAAAATTCCAGCCATTACTTCTGTATCATGGGCATTCATTTGGCAACCATACGTTTTGATTAAAAATGTACGACCCTTTCCCATACCTTGATATTTATCTTCGATATGAAAATCATGCTTATAATTAATATCTTGTTTCCCACGTTTACGTGCTTCCTTTAAGCTTGGGGGTTGGTAAACTTTTTCAAAATATTTACTATAATCTTTTTCTACTTTTTTATCACGTTCATCTAAAATATTTATCGTACCAGCTTTTCTTTGCTCTTCATTCACTTTTAAAAATTCCTTTCTATATGCCCTTATATCATTAGTACATTATATTAAAGTTAGCCATAAAGTGCAAAAAGAGTTGAAATTTCGAACAAAATTTATATTCATATTACTATATTTATTAATAATAACAATATAAATGGCTACTCTATTTAATTAATTACGATTACATGTAAGAAAGTGACAACATTGAATTACATTTTTAGGTATTAAAAAAGGAGCACAATTTGATTTGCACTCCTCTAAATATTTATGCCTCGTCATATTTACCAGTTAAGGTTTCAATCGTAATGCCTTCGGGTACATGATAAAACTTAACTTGGCTAATAATGCTAGGACACTCTAATTCAACCATTCTCTCATTTAATTTTTGAATTAAAATCAAACACTCACTCATATCACCTTGAACTGTTGTTTCAAGTGGTCCTACTCTAAAGTGAAGTCCCGATTCATCAATTACTTTAATTGCCTCATCAACAAAAGGAATAACATCTTCATTATTTGGTGTTTTAGGAACAATTTGAATACTCATTAACGTATCTTGCATAAATAACCACCTCAATAATCTTTTACTAACACTATTTTAACATTATCATTTTAAAAATTCTGAGTTAATTAAATATTATTTATTGCATTATTTATAGCTTTTCCAAATTCATACATTGTTTCATCCCAGTTTGATGAATCTAATCTACTTTTCCGATTATATCTTTCGTTTTTAAACAATGATTGTCTTAACTTAGAAGTAAGTTCTAATTGAACGCCCGCACCATTTATTGTGCAATTTACTATATTATTATCTTGTGCCCCCGCCATATTGCTAGGAGCGTCTTGAACATTGATTTCAATTTTATTTAGTTGTTTAGAAATTTCACTCTTTAATTCATTATCTTTACCACCTACATATACAACTGCTTCATCGCCTTGACACCCATGCACGGTTATTGCTCTGTAACTCTCATTTACTAAATTCATAGCTATTTCATTATCATACTTTATAGATGTCACATGTAATTCGTTATTCCCTTTTTTTCGAATACCATTAAACGCAAAATAATTAAAATGTCCCTCATTGGCAATTACATTTGCAAGTTCAGTAGTGCCTGGCTCAATGCCTCCCCCATGAATAGCTAATACTGTCACTTCACTATTTCTATTCTCAGTAACTATTTCCCAATCTTCATTTTCAGCAGTTTCAGTTTCTAATTTTTGCATTGAATTATATTTATCCATTTTATGCCTCACTTTTTTATTTTTAAATTTTATTCCCTTATAGTTTAATTTAAAAAGTAATTAACGACCTTTTAACAAAAATTACTAAATTTTAAAACTCTAATTTTTTATATTAGTTACATAAACAAATCAGTAATACTCACTCTTTATTAGTCTTTAATATCAAAAAATCACTCTCAAATATTAAATATTTGAGAGTGACTAATGTTTATATTATACAAATTGTGCAGTTAGATTATTAAAGTCTTCTTCTGAAATATGAATATCACGCTTAGCTAACGCACTTTCATTTAATTCATCAATTTGTGATTCATATGATGGAGTTTCAGTATCTTGATAAACGATTCCCTTAACTAATGATTCATGATCTAATACCGTTCTCATAGCTAATTGTTTATCAGTAGGATCATAATCTTCAATTTCATCTATACTAGTGAGATGTTCTTTAAACCAATCATAAGTATTAATTTTATTATACGTTACACATGGTGAGAACACATTTACAAATGAAAATCCATCATGATTTATTGCATCTTCAATTAATTTAGTTAGAGCTTTAATATCACTTGAAAATCCTTGTGCTACAAAAGTAGCTCCTGATGATAATGCCAATTCTAATGGCGCTACATTTTTCTCAATATTTCCTTTAGGTGTTGACTTAGTGACAAAACCAACAGCTGACGACGGTGATGTTTGACCTTTAGTTAAACCATAAATTTGGTTATCCATAACAATATAAGTCATGTTCATGTTACGACGTAAAGCATGAATGGTATGTCCCATTCCAATAGCGTAACCATCACCATCTCCTCCTGAAGCAATGACAGTTAAATCTTTGTTTGCCATTTTAACACCTTGAGCTAATGGTAAGGCACGTCCATGAATGCCGTGTACGCCATAAGAATTAATATAGCCTGATAATCTGCCTGAACATCCAATACCAGTTATAATAGCAACTTCTTCTGGTTCAAGCCCTACATTAGCTGCTGCTTTTTGAATTGCAGCTTGGACAGAGAAATCTCCACATCCTGGACACCAGTTTGGCTTAACATTATTACGAAAGTCTTTAAATGTAGCCAATTATACCAACTCCTTAATTTCTTTTACTACTTCTTGGCCTTTTTCTTCTATTTCATATGGTAAAAATGGCGTACCATCATATTTAGTTTGATTAACTAACTTTTCTTGTATGTTAGTATTCATTTTTAGAATATTTGATAACTGACCTTGATAGTTATGTTCTACTACAACTACTTTTGATGATTTATTAATAGCATCTTGTATTAAATCTTTAGGTAATGGGTGCAATTGGCGAATTTGCATTGTATTTACTTTAATGCCTTGGTTATTAAGTCTATCTGCACCTTCTTGAATTGCACCTTTGCTTGAAATGAAGCCAATAAATAAGATATCTGCTTCTTCATGATTTTCTTTTAATTCAATTGGATTTTGAATAAGTAAATTTGCAGTTTTACTCATACGTTTCTCCATTTGTTGACGTCTATTTTCTGCAGCTTCACTTGGTTTACCTTCTTCATTATGTTCAACACCAGTTACGTGGTGAATGCCACCTTTAACACCTGGAATAGGTCTTGGTGAAACGCCATTACCTGTTAAAGCGTATCTTCTAAAGTATTGCTTATCGTCTTCTTCGCGTTCAATATCTGATTGTAATAACTTACCACGATTGATTTGAATTTTATTATAATCAAGATTTTTTACAGTTTGTTTACCTAATGATAATTGTAAATCACTTAATATTATCACTGGACATTGATATTCTTCTGCTAAATTAAATGCTTCCATAGTTAAATAGAACGCATCTTCAGCATCAGTAGGTGCAACTACAATTTTTGGAATATCACCATGCGTACCATATATCATCTGCATTAAATCAGATTGCTCTTGTTTAGTAGGTAAACCTGTAGATGGCCCCCCACGTTGCGTATTAATAATTACTAATGGTGTTTCAGTCATTCCTGAAAGTCCTATTGCTTCCATCATAAGTGATAAACCTGGGCCAGCACTAGCTGTAAATGCTCGAACACCAGCATAATTAGCTCCAATAGTCATATTAGCAGCAGCTATTTCATCTTCAGTCTGAACAACTGTACCACCTACTTTAGGCACATTAGCAATCATGTATTCCATAATTTCAGATGCAGGCGTAATAGGATAAGCAGCCATAAATCTAGACCCTGCAGAAATCGCACCTAATCCAATTGCATCATTACCAATCATATATAAATGTGGCGATTCATTATTCGCTTCTAATTTAAAATCACCTTCAACATCTGATAATTGTTCTTTCATTAAATTGTATCCTTCATTTAATGCTTGAATATTCATTTCAACAACTTTATCGCCTTTTTTAATGAACATATTAGTGATTAAATCTTCAAATGTAGTTGTATCTAAATCCATAATTGCACATGTTGCACCGACTGCAACCATAT from Staphylococcus taiwanensis includes the following:
- a CDS encoding 2-oxoacid:acceptor oxidoreductase subunit alpha — protein: MKSQISWKVGGQQGEGIESTGEIFATAMNRKGYYLYGYRHFSSRIKGGHTNNKIRVSTSPVHAISDDLDILVAFDQETIELNHHEMRKDSIIIADAKAKPNKPEDYRAQLIELPFTSTAKELGTALMKNMVAVGATCAIMDLDTTTFEDLITNMFIKKGDKVVEMNIQALNEGYNLMKEQLSDVEGDFKLEANNESPHLYMIGNDAIGLGAISAGSRFMAAYPITPASEIMEYMIANVPKVGGTVVQTEDEIAAANMTIGANYAGVRAFTASAGPGLSLMMEAIGLSGMTETPLVIINTQRGGPSTGLPTKQEQSDLMQMIYGTHGDIPKIVVAPTDAEDAFYLTMEAFNLAEEYQCPVIILSDLQLSLGKQTVKNLDYNKIQINRGKLLQSDIEREEDDKQYFRRYALTGNGVSPRPIPGVKGGIHHVTGVEHNEEGKPSEAAENRRQQMEKRMSKTANLLIQNPIELKENHEEADILFIGFISSKGAIQEGADRLNNQGIKVNTMQIRQLHPLPKDLIQDAINKSSKVVVVEHNYQGQLSNILKMNTNIQEKLVNQTKYDGTPFLPYEIEEKGQEVVKEIKELV